The region GACAATCACAGGTACGGCCGCGTGATGATCTCGATCGCGTGGCCCGCCGGGTCGAAGAAGTAGAAGCCCCGCCCACCGTGCTCGGTGTTGGTCTCCCCCTCCCGCTTGAGCTGCGGGTCGGCCCAGTACGTGATGCCGCGCCCCTGGACGAACGTCAGACACCGCGCGAACAAGTCGTCGTCGACGAGGAACGCGTAGTGCTGCATCTGGATGTCCACCGGTGGCTCGGCGAACTGGAGCAGTACGCCCCCGTCCAACTGGACGTTGACGAACGGCCCCCACGACGGCGCCTCCGGCAGCTCGAACAGCTCTCGGTAGAAGGCGGCCGAGGCGTCCTTGTCCTTGCTGGCGACGATGGTGTGGTTGAACGTGACAGTCATCTGTAGCGTCTTCTTCCCGGTCGATCCGCAGACCCGACCGGAGGCCGACGACCTCAGCCAGCCACACCGATGACAAAACCCCGAGGGCGCCGACGCCCCGGATCCCGCACGAGAGACGCGCGCATCGCGTCGATCTCGGCGTGGTGGCTGAAGTAGCCAGAACCTCCGGGGGGTAGGCCCATCTGGGGCGCCCACCGAGGCTAACAGAGCGGGTCAGCCGGCCGGTCGACGGTGCACGACGACGCAGGCCAGACCCGGGCCGGCATGGGCGGCGACGACAGCGCCGGCCTCGGAGACGTACGTGTCGTGCAGCCGGTCACCGAACCGCTCGGTCAGCGCGGCGAGCAACGCCTCGGCGCGCTGCGGGGCGGCCAGGTGGTGCACCCCGAGGTCGACGTCGTCGTCCCCGGCCGCCTCGACGGCCAGGTCCGCCAGCCGGGCCACTCCCCGGCTGGCGGTGCGGACCTTCTCCCGCAGCACGATCGCCCCGTCCGGCATGTGCATGATCGGCTTGACGGAGAGGGCGGTGCCGAGCAGCGCCTCGGCGGCGTTGATCCGGCCGCCTCGGCGGAGGAACTCCAGCGTGTCGACGTAGAACCAGACGGTGGTGCGGGCGACGGCGGCGAGCGCCGCGTCGCGTACACCGGCGAGGTCGGCACCGGCCTCGGCGGCGGTGGCGGCCGCGATGGCCGGGAAGCCGAGACCCATCCCGGTCGAGCGACTGTCCACGACCTCGACGCGGCCGTCGAAGTCGGCGGCGGCCAGGTGGGCGGCCTCGACCGTGCCGGACAGCGCGGCGGAGATGTGCACCGAGACGATCCCGTCGGCGCCGTCGTCGAACAGTCGACGGTAGGTGCGGGCGAACTGCTCGGGTGCCGGCCGGGAGGTGGTCGCGGTGACCCGGCGGGCACTCAACGCCAGGGTGGCGTCGGCCGGCCGGGTCTCCACCCCCTCCAGCCCCTCCGCACCGTTCAGGACGACTGTCAACGGCACGACGGTCAGCCGGTGCGCCTGCACCAGCTCGGGCGGAAGGTAGGCGGTGGAGTCGATGACGACCGCGACGGGCATGCCCGGCACGCTAGCCGATCGAGGGGCCGAACGACGAAGCGCGATGACGCTCGACCCGGGCGAGGATCGACTCAGACGGCGTCGACGGCGACCGGGGCGGTGATCAGGCCGACGTTGTGCGCCCGCAACTGCCAACCCCGGACGTCGTCGTGGCGCAGCTCGGTCCAGTGGCAGTTGGCCAGCGAACCGACGCCGCGCAGCACGGCGGCGTCCCAGCCGAGCAGGTGACCGACGCCCTGCCGGGAGGCGCCGCCGTGGGTGGCGACCACCACGGTGCCGCCCGGTGCCGCCTGGGCGGCCTCCAGCAGCGCGGCGGCGACCCGCTCACCAAGGTCGGGCAGCGGTTCCAGGTCGACGCCGGGAGCGGGGTCTCCGGCCCGCCAACGGGCGTACTCCTCGGGGAAGCGCTCGGCGACCTCGGTCAGGTGCAGACCCTGCCACTGGCCGAAGTGCCGCTCGCGCAGCCGGGCGTCGGAGCGCACCGGAAGCCCGGTGAGCGCGGCGAGCGCGCCTGCGGTCTCCGCGGCGCGGCTCAGGTCGCTGGCCACGATGGCGTCGGGGCGCAGCGCCGCGAGCAGCGGCGCGGCGGCGCGGGCCTGGTCGCGACCCAGCTCGTTGAGGGGTACGTCGGTCTGCCCCTGGACGCGGTTGGCGGCGTTCCAGTCGGTGTTGCCGTGCCGCCAGACGATCAGCTTGGTCATTCTGCGGCGGCGGACCCGCTGGCGTCGGCCTCGACCAGGTCGCGGTCGACGAACGGGATGGTGGGGCAGTCCTTCCAGAGGCGGTCGAGGGCGTAGAACTCGCGCTCCTCGGTGTGCTGGACGTGCACCACGATGTCGACGTAGTCGAGCAGCACCCAGCGGCCACCACGCTCGCCCTCG is a window of Micromonospora sp. WMMD961 DNA encoding:
- a CDS encoding VOC family protein, with the protein product MTVTFNHTIVASKDKDASAAFYRELFELPEAPSWGPFVNVQLDGGVLLQFAEPPVDIQMQHYAFLVDDDLFARCLTFVQGRGITYWADPQLKREGETNTEHGGRGFYFFDPAGHAIEIITRPYL
- a CDS encoding DegV family protein, whose product is MPVAVVIDSTAYLPPELVQAHRLTVVPLTVVLNGAEGLEGVETRPADATLALSARRVTATTSRPAPEQFARTYRRLFDDGADGIVSVHISAALSGTVEAAHLAAADFDGRVEVVDSRSTGMGLGFPAIAAATAAEAGADLAGVRDAALAAVARTTVWFYVDTLEFLRRGGRINAAEALLGTALSVKPIMHMPDGAIVLREKVRTASRGVARLADLAVEAAGDDDVDLGVHHLAAPQRAEALLAALTERFGDRLHDTYVSEAGAVVAAHAGPGLACVVVHRRPAG
- a CDS encoding histidine phosphatase family protein, with translation MTKLIVWRHGNTDWNAANRVQGQTDVPLNELGRDQARAAAPLLAALRPDAIVASDLSRAAETAGALAALTGLPVRSDARLRERHFGQWQGLHLTEVAERFPEEYARWRAGDPAPGVDLEPLPDLGERVAAALLEAAQAAPGGTVVVATHGGASRQGVGHLLGWDAAVLRGVGSLANCHWTELRHDDVRGWQLRAHNVGLITAPVAVDAV